TATATCCCGGCTGTTAAAATCGCCTCCGACACGGTTTCCAAGGGATCATTTTCAATCTGTCATCGTACTAGGGCTTCGGATTTTCTTCAAACTCTGCATCCACCACCTTCTCGTCTTTTTTCTTGGCGGCTTCTGCACCATCGCCCTCTGGGGTGCCTCCTGTGGCTCCCGGTGGGGGGCCTTGTGCGGCGGTAGCTTGTTTGTACATGATCTCGGCAATTTTGTGGGAGGCTTGGGTCAAAGTTTCCGTGGCGGATTTGATTTTTTCCGTATCCGCGTCTTTCTTCTCGAGAACTTTCTTGCAGGCGGCAAGGGCCTCTTCGACTTTGGCTACTTCCTCGGCCGGGAGTTTGTCTTTATTTTCCTTCAATGTTTTTTCTGTTGTGTAGACGAGTGCGTCGGCTTGATTGCGCGTTTCAATTTCGCTTCTGCGTTTTTTATCTTCCGCTTCGTGGGCCTGCGCGTCTTTTACCAGATTGTTGATTTCGTCTTTGGAAAGACCGCTGGAAGATTCAATGCGGATGCGCTGTTCCTTGTTGGTGGCTTTGTCTTTCGCGGCAACGTGTACAATGCCGTTGGCATCGATATCAAAAGTCACTTCCACTTGCGGAATGCCGCGCGGTGCGGGAGGAATTCCGTCCAAAATAAATTTGCCCAGAGTTCTGTTGCCGGAGGCCATTTCACGTTCTCCCTGCAGAACATTAATCTCAACACTTGTCTGGCTGTCGGCCGCTGTTGAAAACACCTGACTCTTGCGGGTTGGGATGGTTGTGTTTCGCTCAATGAGTTTGGTCATCACGCCGCCCAAAGTTTCGATTCCCAAAGAGAGGGGAGTGACGTCAAGCAAGAGCATATCTTTAACTTCGCCCTGCAAGACACCGGCCTGAATAGCGGCACCAACCGCCACGACTTCATCAGGATTGACACCCTTGTGCGGATCTTTGCCAAAAAAGTTTTTCACCATCTCCTGAATTTTTGGAATACGGGTCGAACCGCCAACCAGCACCACTTCGGAAACCTCCGCGGGTTTCATGTTGGCATCGGCCAAAGCTTTTTTGCAGGGCTCCAGCGTTTTGTCGAGAATATCTCCCACCAGCGCTTCAAATTTTGCCCTGCTCAGTTTTATCGTCAAATGTTTCGGACCTGTTTGATCTGCGGTCAGGAAGGGGAGATTGATTTCCGTTTCCAGTGTGGCGGAGAGTTCAATCTTTGCTTTTTCCGCCGCTTCACGGAGGCGTTGCAATACCATCTTGTCTTTGCTGACATCCAGCCCTGTATCTTTTTTGAATTCGGCGATGAGATGTTCCATGATCTTTTGATCGATGTTGTCTCCGCCAAGGTGCGTATCCCCGTTGGTAGAAATCACTTCGACAATATTTTCACCGACATCCAGAACGGAAATATCAAAAGTACCGCCGCCGAAATCGAAAACAGCGATTTTGTGTTCTTTCTTTTTATCCATCCCGTAGGCCAATGCGGCCGCGGTGGGTTCGTTAATGATGCGTTTCACTTCAAGACCCGCAATTTTCCCGGCATCTTTGGTTGCTTGACGTTGACTGTCATTGAAATAGGCCGGGACCGTAATGACGGCTTCTTTGACCGGTTCGCCCAGATAATCTTCGGCGGCTTTTTTCAGTTTTGTCAAAATCTTCGCTGAAATTTCGGGAGGGGAAAGTTCTTTTCCGTTGATTTCCACTTCGGCATCATTGTTGGAAGCTCTAACGATTTTATAGGGAACGATTCGGATTTCTTCGGGGACTTCGTTGAATTTGCGTCCCATAAAACGTTTGATCGAATAAACCGTTTTTTCAGGGTTGGTGATGGCCTGACGTTTGGCCGGTTGCCCAACCAAAATTTGACCATCATTTTGATACGCAACCACGGAAGGGGTGATTCTGGAACCCTCTTCATTATGAATAACCTTCGGTTCGCCACCCTCCATGACCGCGACCACAGAATTGGTGGTGCCCAAATCAATTCCAATCATCTTTGCCATAAAATTAGTCTCCTTATAAATCTGCGTTTTACACAGTGCGACGCTTATATGAGCCCTAAACCAAAAAAGTCAATGTCATAGGAATATTATTTTTCCATTCGGTTCTTCTTGACTTCTCTTGAAAAAAACACAATTTAGGTCCGCTCATGACCCATGAAATTGAAAAAACTTCAGGCAATATCTCTCCCTTTGAACGTATTCGTCACATCAATGAGACCAGCAATGAATATTGGTCCAGCCGTGATTTTTCCCAAGTGCTGGGATATACCGATTACCGTAATTTCGAGCAGGTTGTGCAAAAGGCTCGTCTGGCCTGTTTTAACAGCGGCCAGCGTATTGAGGATCATTTCGTTGATATCACCGAAATGATCGAAATTGGCAAAGGTGGTCGGCGAGAGATCAAAACTGTTTTGATGTCGCGATACGCTTGTTATCTGGTCATCCAGAATGCAGACCCATCGAAAGAAACTGTTGCTTTGGGGCAGACCTACTTTGCAGTGCAAACCCGTCGTCAGGAACTTTCCGACCAGACGATTGAAGCAGAGCGTAGGTTGCTCTTGCGGGATGAAATGAAGACCCACAATTTGAGGCTTGCTGAAACGGCAAAACGAGCTGGCGGCTAATCT
This portion of the Deltaproteobacteria bacterium genome encodes:
- the dnaK gene encoding molecular chaperone DnaK, with product MAKMIGIDLGTTNSVVAVMEGGEPKVIHNEEGSRITPSVVAYQNDGQILVGQPAKRQAITNPEKTVYSIKRFMGRKFNEVPEEIRIVPYKIVRASNNDAEVEINGKELSPPEISAKILTKLKKAAEDYLGEPVKEAVITVPAYFNDSQRQATKDAGKIAGLEVKRIINEPTAAALAYGMDKKKEHKIAVFDFGGGTFDISVLDVGENIVEVISTNGDTHLGGDNIDQKIMEHLIAEFKKDTGLDVSKDKMVLQRLREAAEKAKIELSATLETEINLPFLTADQTGPKHLTIKLSRAKFEALVGDILDKTLEPCKKALADANMKPAEVSEVVLVGGSTRIPKIQEMVKNFFGKDPHKGVNPDEVVAVGAAIQAGVLQGEVKDMLLLDVTPLSLGIETLGGVMTKLIERNTTIPTRKSQVFSTAADSQTSVEINVLQGEREMASGNRTLGKFILDGIPPAPRGIPQVEVTFDIDANGIVHVAAKDKATNKEQRIRIESSSGLSKDEINNLVKDAQAHEAEDKKRRSEIETRNQADALVYTTEKTLKENKDKLPAEEVAKVEEALAACKKVLEKKDADTEKIKSATETLTQASHKIAEIMYKQATAAQGPPPGATGGTPEGDGAEAAKKKDEKVVDAEFEENPKP